The uncultured Bacteroides sp. DNA segment TCTACCCCTGTGTGTTTCTTTAATATCTCGTAGTGAGCTTTCTCTTCAACTGATATTTGTAACAGTATCTTTTTATTTGCGTCATCTTTCACAATTGAAGCTAGTTGTCCGTAGACAATGCTTCCTGTCAATTCGTCTTCTTGGAAGCGAATAAAATTTTTAAGGGTTTCTTTATTTAGGCTCATGATTTTCTATAAGTTAATGTATACGCAAAGGTATGATATTTATGGAAAAGGACTACATGCGTGTATCCCTTTTATTGATTCTCTGATAAAATAATAGCAGACTGCCCCGAAATGATATTTTCGGAACAGCCTGCCTATCTATTCTTTCTATTCTTATATTGCCTGATTATTCAATACTTAAAAACTTAACGGTATCAACAGCTTTATCCCAAAGTTGCGTCCCATATTATAGATTCCTTGTCTCCCTGTTACCGGATTTTCATCGGCATATTTCAATCTGCTCAAATGATTCTGATAAGCTTTGTTCGTCAGGTTGTTGGCAGTGAAATATAACGAAGCCAATGTACGCCCTTTGTGCATAAAGTCGGTTCCGACAGAAGCATTCAGTAAGGTGTATGCAGGTGTCGCAGTTTCAGTACCAAAAGCAGAGTATATATGATCTTGCTTCAGATTGCACTCAACGCCAAATGATATATAGGTGTTATTCAGTGTTTTGCCATGACGGATGATATCGTAACGAAGGTCCGACATTAATTTGGGCGCAGGTGTAAAAGGCAAATATTTAGTAGAATCGGATTGATTGAGCTGAACGGAATTTACGTATGAGAACGTGTTCTGGAAATGCAATCGTTCTACCGGATGAATGTCTACACTTACTTCTCCTCCCAATATGCGGGCATCACCCGATACGAATTGATAGGTCTTATATCCGTCGGTAAGTAAATCCTCTCCATTACTGTCAAGTTGTTTGTGAGAGAAAATATAGTTGTTTATACGGTTGGCAAATAGCGAAAGTTCTCCTGATATAAATGGCGAAGAGTATCCCAATCCCCAGTCGGCTTGCCAACTGTTTTCTGCTTTCAGGTTTATATTCCCTACCTCGTAACGTATGGTGCCCTCATGTGCGCCGTTCGAGCCCAATTCGCTCATGTTAGGAGCTCTGAATCCTCTGGAAAGATTCAACTTGGTATGCCATGAATCAGAGATTTGATAGGTCAACCCCACACTACCACTGATACCTCTAAAGTTGCGAGAGAAATCAGTAAATTTTTCTTCTGCTCCGGCAGCATTACCGTTGACCACTTCTTCATTTGCGTTTAAATACAATGATTTTCCGTGGTTATGGCGGTTATCAAAACGTACACCTCCGCTTACGTCTAGTTTGCCAAAGCTCCGGCTACCCAGAGCGAAAACACCAACATCAAACAAATTATATTCTGGAATGAGAAACTCTGTTCCTTTATTCATTGATTTCTGATACATACCGTTTACGCCCGCTACTATTTTGTATCCACTTATCTCGGGTAAGGAATAGCGTATGTCGTAGTTTACCGTATGTAGTTGAAAGTAAAGTCCATAATCATTTGGTGACATTATATTAGCGAACTCCTGACGACGGTTTTGTTGATAACCGATGATTGTTCGGAGGTTTCCTTCTCCTAATACTATGTTGTTATTCAAAACAGCTTTATAATGATAGATCTGCTGATAAGGCATTTGATGCTTATACGACTTGCTATCTTTATCGGTTGCAACAGCCTGACTCTCTTCACCATCAATAATAACCGGTTTCAGAAATCTACCGGTTGCTTCGTCTCGTTCACCTTCTACAATTCCGGGAGTAAGGTGATAATAATCGAGTGTGAGGTGAGAATAACCCCAATTACGATTAATCCCTAGCAAACCGGAGACTGCTCTCTCTCTAAAGCCCGAATTGTAAACGTATCCGTCGTATTTATTTTTATAGGAATGTGCCATTTTATCGCTATACCTCCAATTCCAGACAAATCCGTTTTTGTTTCCGGCGGTGTTGACTGAATAATTGAATAGGCCGTTGTTGCTTTGATATTCTGTTGCCACATTTGCTTTTATTGAACCTACGGGCAATATCGGGTCCGATTGGAAATTGATAACGCCTGCCATGGCATCCGAACCGTAGGTCAAACTTGCCGGACCTTTCAGTATCTCTACCGAATTCACACTTTGAGCATCTATTTCTATTCCATGTTCGTCTCCCCATTGCTGTCCTTCCTGACGTATTCCGTCATTGACCACTACAACTCGGTTGTATCCCAAACCTCTGATAACAGGCTTTGAAATGCTACTTCCGGTTGTTATTTGTGAAACACCCGGTTGCTTTGCAATAGCATCTATAATGTTAGTCGATGATTGTCGTTCCAATTCTTTCTTTGAAACGTAAGAGATCGGCGACGGAGTCTTTTTTATCAGTGAGTTTCCCGTTAGTGATGTGATGACTACTTCGTTAATTTCAGCATTCGATTCTTTAAGTGAGAAATTAAGTATCTCGACGGTTTTCAAATCCACTGTCTGCACGACTGTTTGGTGTCCCAGATAAGTCACCTGCAAAGTTGTTTTTATGGCAGGCAGATTGGTCATGTGATAGTTTCCCTGGTCGTCACTCACGGCTCCTTTCTTCAATTCAGGAAAATAAATGTTCACACCAATTAATGGGCTTTTGTCTATTTCATCGGTGATTTTACCTTTTAGTGATTTGTTTCCCACCGGAGCGCTTGCAAATGCAGACGTTAGGGAAAGTATAGATATAGCGATTATATATATAGTTTTCATTGTTATATAGTTATGAGTGTCAGCCTCCAAATTGCTCATTTGAAGTCTGCTATCTGATTAATGGATATTTTTATTCTTAATCCGGATATACGAAAACAGCTTCTATTAAATATATAATAGAAGGTTATAAGAAAATAACTAAAATAGGATCAGGCAATGGTAGGGGGAGCACGCAAACCATGAGAATAAGAGAGATTGAATGTTCCCTTATTCTGATAGGTCGGAACTACGTAAGGAAGAAGTTCCGCGATGAATGCTATGTGAATAGATTCTGTTTGAATGAAAGGCGATAGCGTGAAATCACAAATGGGGCAATCATGATGTTCGTTCCCTGTTGTATTTGAAGATTGGTGCTGAGAAGAGGTTTGAACAGTATCGTTGTGATGATGAAATGACTTCACCACATTGATTGGTATGAATGCTACTATTAGCAGCCATGCAATACTGATTCTCTTCCTGTTTTCTCTTTTCACCTTCCTAAAGAATAGTTTATCAAAAGTAAAACTATTGTTTTTTCATGCAACGATGTCTTCACTTAATAAAGACTAATTTTATTCTTATTTGACTTAACAATAAATTCACCAATAATGTTTAAGGAACAGAATCCGGTTGCGAATGTTTATGGAAAAGCTTTAGAATGACTCGATTTTAAAAAGAATTAAGCAGATTTCCAGCGAATGATTTGCAGATATCATTAAAATTAGGGAACATTGTATTCAAATTGAGCATGGAAGTTTCTCTTTTAATCGTTTGTTTACTGCCCGAATAGCGTATGTCAACGATATGCCCAACTTTTGTAGAACATTAAAATAATGACAATGAAAGTAATTACGTTTGGAGAAGTCTTGCTGCGTCTTACTGCACCTGAGAATCTTCGTTTTTCTCAGGCAAAAGATTTTATAGTTACCTATGGAGGTAGTGAAGCCAATGTTGCCGTGTCGCTGGCTAATTATGGTATTCCCACTGAGTTTGTTACTCGTTTGCCGGAGAATGAAATTGCTCGTGCATGTGTCATGGCTCTTCGCTCACATCATCTCTCTACGGAAGGTATCGTGTATGGTGGAAATCGTTTAGGTATTTACTTTCTTGAGAATGGTGCCGTGGCTCGTAGTTCTAGTGTGGTTTATGATAGGGCTGATTCTTCTTTCTCCACTCTTCGTCCGGGCATGATTGATTGGAAGAGTATTTTCGCTGATGCTTCTTGGTTCCACTGGTCGGGCATCGCAGCCTCTCTAACCCAAGGTGCAGCAGATGCATGTAAGGAAGCAATTGAAGTAGCCAATGAAATGGGATTGACTATCTCTTGTGATCTTAATTATCGAAGAAACCTATGGAAATACGGTAAATCGGCTAATGAGGTCATGCCTGAATTGGTAAAATACAGTGATGTGCTCTTTGGTAGTGAGGGAGAATATATGAATGTGTTGGGAATCAATCCTGTAGGATTTAAGGCGGTTGATACTTTATATACTATAGATAAGAAAGGTTTTGAGCGGGTAGGACGTGAAGTTCAGGCGATGGTGCCTCGATGCAAGAAAGTGTTTATTGAGTTAAGAAACTCAATAAATGCTAATCATGATTTGCTAGGAGGAATTCTCTATTCTGATGGATCGGTTAAACAGTCACGTATTTATGACGTGACGCATGTAGTAGATAAGGTAGGTACCGGAGATGCTTTTGTGGGAGGAATGATCTACGGCTTGATAGCTTATCCACAGGATGATCAGAGAGCCCTCGATTTTGCTTTGGCTGCTTCTTGCCTGAAAACCACCATTTATGGAGACTTCAATTTAGTAACCGTTGAGGAGGTAGAGAACCTCATGAAGGGTGATGGATCAGGAAGGGTTTCTCGTTGAACAAATATAAAATTGCCACCAATGTTTAACGAATAGAAGTCCGGTCATTATTAGTGCTACTGATAGTCCTGTATAAAAGTATGCAATAAATGAATCAGGTAACAGATGAAATGTGCGTACAATAATACCCATAGTCATCATAAATGCCATAATACCCCATCCTTTGGCATCAAAAAAAGCCAGTGGATGGTTTCTGTCATC contains these protein-coding regions:
- a CDS encoding sugar kinase produces the protein MTMKVITFGEVLLRLTAPENLRFSQAKDFIVTYGGSEANVAVSLANYGIPTEFVTRLPENEIARACVMALRSHHLSTEGIVYGGNRLGIYFLENGAVARSSSVVYDRADSSFSTLRPGMIDWKSIFADASWFHWSGIAASLTQGAADACKEAIEVANEMGLTISCDLNYRRNLWKYGKSANEVMPELVKYSDVLFGSEGEYMNVLGINPVGFKAVDTLYTIDKKGFERVGREVQAMVPRCKKVFIELRNSINANHDLLGGILYSDGSVKQSRIYDVTHVVDKVGTGDAFVGGMIYGLIAYPQDDQRALDFALAASCLKTTIYGDFNLVTVEEVENLMKGDGSGRVSR
- a CDS encoding TonB-dependent receptor; this translates as MKTIYIIAISILSLTSAFASAPVGNKSLKGKITDEIDKSPLIGVNIYFPELKKGAVSDDQGNYHMTNLPAIKTTLQVTYLGHQTVVQTVDLKTVEILNFSLKESNAEINEVVITSLTGNSLIKKTPSPISYVSKKELERQSSTNIIDAIAKQPGVSQITTGSSISKPVIRGLGYNRVVVVNDGIRQEGQQWGDEHGIEIDAQSVNSVEILKGPASLTYGSDAMAGVINFQSDPILPVGSIKANVATEYQSNNGLFNYSVNTAGNKNGFVWNWRYSDKMAHSYKNKYDGYVYNSGFRERAVSGLLGINRNWGYSHLTLDYYHLTPGIVEGERDEATGRFLKPVIIDGEESQAVATDKDSKSYKHQMPYQQIYHYKAVLNNNIVLGEGNLRTIIGYQQNRRQEFANIMSPNDYGLYFQLHTVNYDIRYSLPEISGYKIVAGVNGMYQKSMNKGTEFLIPEYNLFDVGVFALGSRSFGKLDVSGGVRFDNRHNHGKSLYLNANEEVVNGNAAGAEEKFTDFSRNFRGISGSVGLTYQISDSWHTKLNLSRGFRAPNMSELGSNGAHEGTIRYEVGNINLKAENSWQADWGLGYSSPFISGELSLFANRINNYIFSHKQLDSNGEDLLTDGYKTYQFVSGDARILGGEVSVDIHPVERLHFQNTFSYVNSVQLNQSDSTKYLPFTPAPKLMSDLRYDIIRHGKTLNNTYISFGVECNLKQDHIYSAFGTETATPAYTLLNASVGTDFMHKGRTLASLYFTANNLTNKAYQNHLSRLKYADENPVTGRQGIYNMGRNFGIKLLIPLSF